DNA sequence from the Leguminivora glycinivorella isolate SPB_JAAS2020 chromosome 13, LegGlyc_1.1, whole genome shotgun sequence genome:
acttgcgagttttttaacacacgagaagtaaaatacatttgcacccgagtgtaacacaaaacttttcccctcattatagcgaggaaactacaacgcaaaaaatgcgtttatcactgcttccagtagttccacaggtggtaaatcatctttattactagatttacctacttttatcaattttaaagcagttaatttgattttattcaaggtcaaattactttacccactagtgaataaaatgcgtttttacccactggtattaaaggacaaaacacgtgtttccgagctagtgaggggaaaaagtactttttctactcccgaactgttattcgtcatttacaaggtcgtgcatagatctttgaaaccctacataaaagtccaTTCCCCAAAGTCAGCGTCCGccagctttccgcgcatgcgcgcagtaacgaaaaacttgaaaacgcattgtttggctctgtaaccatggcaacgcattgttataacgatactgcgcgcatgcgcgggatGGCATTGTGCAGctgcgctggcagtgcaaacctttgcgtcaaaatacaggaaacagtgtgaatttcacgaaagttattctagaaaactattaaaaacttagTGCAAGGTCGTAGAAAAAATACTTTGCAACGgagtttaactgagtcaaaaaatactcgtggcgtctttattagtaacaattttcggctttaaACGCCTGgtgcataaaataaaaaccaaggaccatataatataGGGACAGAcaaaacccatacaaaaaagcgtacccctgaaatgtatgggccttttaggcttaaaactagatggcgctatttcgcagcctggaagtggccaaaatatatttttgcgtgtttatattttatataagaaCAAGTGACATgctactttattttaatatcatgatatcacgtcaatacacattttgaaaaaaaaaaaagtatttaataggtggcgctaaaaatctaGGTacaattcttagtatgaagattgtaaattgtattataatacttataaatattCCTTGCTATTACTagtaattaggtacttactttttaaCGTGGCAACTGAAGCATAAGGAAAggcacacacaaaataaacactAATTTGTGCAACAGtgtttaacattttaataattatttgaaaGGTATCGGTACACACAAACCTCCGTCAAGAACTGGCTAAAGAAATGTTCGAGACTTAATGtcgaattttaataaaaaaacaatattgggCGGTTGATTCATTCGAAATTCCATAAATGTATAAAAGCTGGGAACCCCGAGCTACACGGATATACCCCGATATCTGATAGGTATAAAAATGACCAAAAAAATGTAAACTTGAATTTGTATTCGTAGAGcatataattattacaaaactaaaaaaaaatattaactggTCTCAATTACTTAAAATTACCTGGTCTAGTCATTAAACATCTTACAATACAAAAATACGATTTCGATCTTTTGATACTCTTTTCTATTCACAACTCAATATAAAATAGGGCGTTGGTAAACTCCTTCCAATACAATAGTATTCGTGtgtttttccacaacaaaataaataaaaggccTGTTGGCTTCAAATGTAAAAATAGTATTGTCATTTGTAAATTCTGAAGTTTTACTTCCGGACGAGATTGGCGCAGCAACTTCTTCAGTAACATCGATTTCTGATTTATGTATCACTTTTACACCACGAATTGGCCACTGGGATAAGCCACGCAAGAAGGCTTTCTTGCGGTCAAAAAGTTCGTGTATTCCCATGCTGTGTTtcaaaatttcatttaattcaaAATTTGAAACAATTCTGAATCGTGGGATGTAACATTCTATTTCAACAGCACGCTCTTTAGAGACTCTTAGTTCCTGAAACACtgtattaaaatttatttgaaGGAAGTTTACGATGATATTTTGTAGAGTGATACCAGGGTTTGGCAGCATTAATATCATAGACATATGGTTGTCAACACCATAAGGCAACTCGATCACACTTGCTTGAAGTCCACTAATGTTCGCATACGGGTATGTGTATCTACTATACATCATGTTAACTTCGCCTATCTTTTCTCCAACGTTGTTAAAGAAATCTCTTTTAACTGTAGAATCATTAAATGGTGCAGTCCATTTCCCTTGAAAATAAACAGCACTGGTGATAATGAGTTCAGTATTATTCAAATGGCTTTCATCAATGATTGTGGGAATTCTGTCTTCGGTAGTCAAAGACACTACTCGGTTGACGGTGGCCGCTGTTGCTTTGTTTTCGAAGTTTAAGTTAACTGCTTCTGTATTATAGTATTCCTCCGCGATTTGACGGAACTTATCCTCTATTCCAAGCCAATTAACCCTGTGAATGAATATTCCGCTGAAATTCTTATATTCGGCAGTAGTTTTGTCGACGATAAGCTGCCGCGTGATTTCTTGGTAGTAGAACCTGACCACCTTACTCGCCTGTTTAGGGTGGAACCGTAAGGCAACGAGCAGCTCCTGGCGGGTCTTGCCCGTTGCGCCTTCGGCAGTCACGGCCAACATTGTCCACGCTGCGACCGGAGACAAGACAAAGTTCTGCTCACCTTGTTGTTTTGCCGCATATAATAACTCTATTGAAAAATTTGTCGTCGACTCACGGATTCTATTTACATCTTTTTGATATTGCGGGACTTCAACGTGTTGATTTTGTCCTAGACACAGCACAATACACGCACACAATTTGAGCACAAATAGGATCATACTGATTAAAGGTTTGTCAGTAGATATTTCCATTTTTGTTTTGCCGCGTTCAACAAAGGCGTCAGACTCACACGATGGCGATTCGCACAGTTAGGAGGAAAACCATTAAAAATTATCCATATTCAAACAAcagtttatatgtataatctTATGCAACGTTTTGGGCCAGTTAATGTTTTCATCAAAAACACTATTAGTAGCTTAAAaacaactttcgtgaaattacatatttttaaataaaaaggaaaaattgaaaaattcatacctccggcaggactcgaacctgcgacctttggccttgccggggccatctcgcttaccaactgcgccaacggaggcctgctggatgtgtgcgaatttatccatgccttccatcAATTCTCGACCgtcttagggtggcgttatagcaaacatctacccgtaagaatagatcttaacaagcactggagtctcaatttacattgagaattcgccagtaacaatgtgctaacccatactaaatttgctttttatcatgcagaaacgtctgcgtctgcaaggtcgcaggttcgagtcctgccggaggtgtgaatttttccatttttcctttaatttaaaaatatgtaatatcgctcgcagacgtttctgcatgataaaaagcAAATTTCGTGAAATTGTTATCTGTTTGCAGATTAGCTTACAGTTCGTTCATGAATGTGGCTTTATaaaacacataattatattataatgtattttatAACGTGAGAACCGGCCTGGGCCGGCTATTAATACACTGAGCGAACTGGTCATCTTGGAACTGGTTATAGTACCGTCCGACACGATACACTGTAATTTATAAAGAAAATGCGCTTCAAAGTTTCTTTTCTCTGTGTGTTTATTTTGTATCTATGTGATCGAATGACTGCGGTGGTACTAAGAAGTGAGTTTTATAATTAacaatttttaacattttaatgtcatcGAATAGCAATTGTTTTTGTTAACAAATCAATGTGTCTTGTGTTGTGTAcaaaaaatatagatatatcttgcgatactattttttttgcgattttaacctttttccttAATGTGTGGTGATAAAGGTAAGATTATTATATCTTCATATACCGCGCAATAACGTCgaagatttcaaaagtaataaaaacaagGCAGTGATGTGATAGATTTGGTTTTTGATGCGTTACATCCTCGTGTTGGTGTAAAAAATTTgagtttcactcggtggcaatatttgtttaacctttgtgTCTGGAAACCCTCGTAACGCTTAGATTCCACTAATAtgaatatatgtaatattcgCTTGCTCCTTGTAATTACAAATAACAAGaccggggcccatttctcgaagctacaagttacaatttacaagtagttgtcaatgtctaatatgacaagttggaaagagacttccgcctgtaacttgtaactttcagttttgagaaatgggccccagactactactatattttttctgtatcttttgctgaagtgtgccaataaagagtattatatctattctatctatctaagtATAACTATTAACACAAACTCAAATGGACTTGACGGTCAGGACATGTTGcaaggcagagtgatggcaggtggaccaaaatgttggtCGCTTTCAGATGTATGAAGCGCCtgacatccgttggctcgttgggtggacgacattcgaaaaactgcggggcatctctggatgagattagcccaggaccgggataagcggcgtacacgaagggaggcctatgctcatcagtgggcgattaacggctgaaatgatgatgacgatgataaCTATTAACACATTGCAGATAACTGCAGCGACTGCATCGGGTTCAAATCATGTACGGCTGCTATGGTAGCCATAGATTTGCAGCTGGTCGCCCTAGAAATGAGTGGCTTCTGCGGGGTAGACGATGGTAGGCAACGGAAGGTTGGTTAGATtacgtattttattttttttatattaaaaaggtGGAAAATAAACAAGTACCTATATATACCATCTAATGTATTTGTAGCGTGTCATAGCTTATGTGGCCTGTTgaacacttgacactgacaatcaTGTGCCCATTTCGGGGTCGATAAGAACATTAGCAGTTTCaacacaccaactggtaaaggctctctttgctattcgaaaacagaaaGCAAAATGgtttttatccacaagagtgcaaagtacaaattttaacttgatgtcttcaGCTGTAGATTTTactggctggtagattttacttataaataataattttcaatcataaatattaaataaattgacggatttgatttagtttaatgttttatagtcagtattcaaatcttctcgaggctgaggcgtagggttagagccggcgtagctttatttgacgttcatatgcgcattgtaatatgcctacttgaaaaataaatatttcattttcattttttcatttttttattttgttcgtgttggtgtggtgaaaatgtttgtttcactcggtggcaaagtttgtttaaccttcgtgccttcaaactctcgcaacgctcaaCATTACcctcgaaatgttaacttccaGGTATGCTGCGCTAAGGTGACATCTGGCTTGGAAACCGCTTTGGCCAATTCTATTCATTACCATCAGAACGTTCTTCTATTACCGGATAACTGTGGAATAGGGGAGGAAGACGGTTATGCAGACAGAGTTGCAGGCGGTAAAGCtgatattaatttttttttctcctcactagctccCCCCCtagtgtcccccaatatttatttatttattgccttAAAAAAGATTATCTTACACCAGCCAACTTGCAGAAAATTCGCGTTTGGGGACAACGGTAGACtaggtatttaatattttttcccctcactagctcggaaacatgtgttttgtcctttaataccagcgggtaaaaacgcattttatccactagtgggtaaagtaatttgaccttgaataaagtcaaattaactgctttaaaattgataaaagtaggtgaatctagtaaaaaagatgatttaccacctgtggaactactggaagcagtgataaacgcattttttgcgttgtagtctcctcgctatagtgaggggaaaagttttgtgttacactcgggtgcaaatgtattttccttctcgtgtattaaaaaactcgcaagttcaggattctattctcgaaccactcgcttcgctcgtggttcaactatagaatcctctcacttgctcgtttttcaattccacactcggcgttaaaatacaactttgcccccttgtataacaaataactataatggAATGTTCCATTGCTAAATATTCGAACATATGAATACCTATAAAAAAACTGTAGATGTTAActtgttcataactattccaaaaaTCGACAACATAAGTAGCTCTCcgtctcgagatatttaggaatgtgacagacagacagacggacagagtcgcactaTGCGATTTAGCCCAATATGCGCTTTCGCCCGACAGTTCACagttgaagtcgcgcttgatgtatggactcgcgcacgTGTACGGTTATTCTAAAACGTCATAAGGATTCCTTTTGTATACATACCTTTGTaatatggaaccctaaaaacatattACCTGTTTATTTACAGGGGTCCCGGTACTTGGCCTGTTCGAGTATCCATGGATGGtcttcatatcttataaaacaCGTGAGttatgtaataaataagtatACAAAAGATAATccaaaataatgaaatatacttttttttcaattttatgaGGAGATGAGCGAACGGCGAAGTCTGGTGTCGTTCGGTCAAGATCCACTAGGCTAAGGGCGCTGCAAATGTAAAAACAAGAATACGTTCGGAATGGTGGCTTACCAATGTATGAAGTGCCTGACATCCGTTGGTTCGTTGGGTCCACGACATCAGAAAAATTGCGGATCACAACTAGACAAGACTAGCTCAGgcgccgtagccgaatagcatttctgcgacgcgaaacgaaaacgaaacgccgcgaaaagtagtctggctctgtcgcgccaatatgcacgagcgatagagatctaCGACAGTTTCGTTTcgagagcgtttcgtgagcgtttttgccattcggctacgcaccctggaccGGGAGAAATTGCGTACTCGAAGAGAGGccttatgctcagcagtgggcgatatgAAGAAGAAGATGATTAATGATTATAATGATGAAGAGCACGTTCGATGAAAAAAAGCTGTCAAATGAGATGTTAGTATAACCGGTGACCACTAACCAATTTATAACCCTTTCAGCGGATGGCATCCAGTTCCTGTGTGCCGGTAGCCTCCTCAATGATCGTTACGTGTTGACCGCGGCCCACTGTCTCTCAGGGCTGGAAGTGGTCGGAGTGAGGATACGAGTTTATGACACGGACTGCCAGGGAGATTTCGGATGTGAAGCTAGTTCACAGGTATGAATTGTGACTAGCGATAGTAGCTATGTGCCATTCTCGATATTTTCCCGAGTATAGAGAAATCTATTAGGATCCGTGTCGCAAATTTTCGGAAACGTTTTCTGTGATGTTTAATCGCTTGGTAAAATGAATAAGATAAATACCATAGCAACATGAACGCAAATACTTTAAATTTTTGCGCTTTAAGCGGCAATATGAAGCTACTTTCGATTGCAGTTTAATTTTGACATCATTTCTTCAAACGTTTTTCTCCTGGGTGCTGAATCAAGTGTATTGActtctgacgaccggtctggtctagtcggtagcgaccctgcctgctaagccgcggtcctgggatcgaatcccggtaagggcatttatttgtgtgatgagcacaaatattcgTTTGtgactcatggatgttttcaatgtacgTATTTGGAGGCACgagtaaggtaaaataccccataatggacggtgatgccattatggacaaaaaaacacaaatccttaaaaataagtatctaaaatacgtttctaaaaactgacggctatgtaccataaactagagttgtagagctgtttaattttgaagtttcaattaattcggttatttctgaaggatttggagacaagataaaattcaccagtttactgaaaaaaatatcaagacgaattcttagtaatgttgctaagagagatgagttcatgtataaaataataaaaaaataacgcacggtgtaatcttgaatgcgttttacttactgcattaagcatgatataaggtataaaacatactagtttgttgctccaaagatataaagaaatgatgttattttgcaagtgtgacccgaaaaactgcctacctcctatgatggacaaggaacaatttacaaaaccaaaatttacaagaaacaatcctatgttaaaataacccaaactaattgtatttatggtgtataaaattgactcattgcgtatcagttggctttaaaagtaaaattttaaacttatttcactgtccataatgggggatccattactggagaactgccgtccataattggagaaaaaacacctagttttaatttgttaactatgaagaaaccaataggaatatctattctgcaatacgcttgaaatgtagaagaaggataggacattcaagatttaacacgcttggcggtagaatttttacatttatcagtgaaatatcaaaaactggcgaatttttttcttaaactgtccatgattgggttcgtcaCCTTATATTATctttctgagtacccacaacacaagctttcttgagcttaccatgggaccCAAcccaatcaatctgtgtaagaatgtcctataatacatatttatatttatatttattctaaATTCTTCTCTTGTTTCAGGATATACTCATAGAAGAAGCAATTATTCACCCAGGATATGATCGTAAACCGGTTATAAGGAATGACATCGGACTCTTGAGGCTGAAAAAGCCTGTAGATCTATTATTCAGTACGTAACTCATGTTCtccataacctaaccacaaaattaaaattttgaaaaaacccccaccgcgacctagtggaccgattttcatgaaacatggcttagagcactcccgactaacacagctttcaaataaacaaaactaaatcgaaatcggttcatccgttcaggagctacgatgccacagacagacacacacacagacagacaaacaaacagacagacagacagacagatagacagatagacagatagacagacggacggacagacagacagacagacagacagacagacagacagacagacagacacgtcaaacttataacaccccgtcgtcatCACCAaaagcgtcgggggttaaaaacgaagaGTGTCATTTCAAAAACGAGGAAAGACGCCGTTTTCAACTTTGTGCTGTCGATTTATAGAAATaatgaaaatttttattttcaagCAACTGTAGTTTCGACTTATCATTGAGTCATCTGCATTTTGTTTCATTTGAATGACACGACACATGCATTTATATTTACCTAGATTAGTAGACATAGTTTTAGCACTATGTAGTTATCTGATTATATTTAATTGTTAATCGCGCTATTCGCTCTCGCAGACGTCCAAGATAAGATAGGTACAGGCTCAGCCTAGTTTGGAGTCTGATGGCTATACAGTGTGGAAAGATAAATCGGGCTCGGAGCGAAACTATCTGAAATCTTTAAGCTGGCTCATTTTACTTAAAGGAGACAtacctttatttttaaaagaagaaaaactgcattcaaagaTTTTCAAAACTCGCTTGCCTAGTCCGGGACTGGAACTTGTAGTTTCTATAGATATGTTTATAAGTAAAGGGTCCTTCAGTttatgtttcttttttaatCCTAAACATTTTCTTATAGACAACGCTGGCACAGTTTGCCTGCCAGTAACCCGGTCCATGAGACGCCGCAATGTAGTGGACCAGCCAGCTACCGTCGCCCACAGGCAGCAATCGGAGAAAAGCTACGAATCCGCCACACTGCTATATGTCAACGTGTCAATATACACTGCTCAGCACTGCCAGGAGCAATATAACAGGTAAAATTGAGTCATTTTATTTGCTAGCATCGCACAAAGGGAGAAAATTGAGAAAAGCTATGAGTTAGTTGCTTTATGTAGTTTATGTCAACAAATAAATCCAGTAACAGTATACCAGGTAACGTGAGGcactgaggcaacataagtaTTTGTGACAATACTGGAAGGCGATGTCGCTTGGCACGATAGTTCCTTAGGCCATTCAAAGGTGATTTAGCTCGGTAGCTACAAAAACGCATCGTGAGGACCTTCCAAAAGAGGGTACCTAATTGCCTCAGATATAGGAATGAAGGACCCTAATACGAAgcattattttttgaaataatcgtcttaccttttcatacaaacataaatattttatattctagAAACAGACAACACGGCGCAGAAGACGACATGCAGAACAAGATCTGCTCCGATTCCAGTAGCAAAGGTTCCTGCCGAGGGTTCTCTGGAGCGCCCCTAATGGTGTGGGACAGGTTTGGGGACCGCAACCGATTTATCCAGTACGGCATCGTGTCGTATGGCCCGAATCGGTGCGGCACCCTGTATCCTGAGGTCTACACTGACGTCACCAAGTACATGGCATGGGTTTTGAACTCGATAAAAGCGTAGTAAAAGAAGAaggcaaattattttatttagacagATGATTTTTTGTTAATGTGTAATAAATTGTGTTTGTAAATGGTCTTGTCTTTGTACGGTTCTGAAAATGTGTAATTTTGGATCGAATCCATGATCCATGGAgaattgaatgaatgaatatttttatttcatgtaaccatgacacatatcgtcactacttttaaaaaaacttgtatcttcgtctgtcagtgaaaagaaaattgtaatgagtatgtatggaatgcatatagatttactgcgttttaactttgaggaacagcgtgatcaagatacgagattttttaaaagtagtgacgatatattattaGTAGGACTTGCAAACTAAGGGGTTAGTGCATACAATCTTAAATTTAAAACACAACACTCATTGGGGAATGCAATCCCTCGCAGTGCGCTAAATAGGGACAGTCAAACCCTGTCTGCTATCATTTGTAGGATGCTGTTGGGGCTGACGCGCACCCTGCGCACCAGGGATGCTGCACGCGCACGCATGGTAGTATAGAAACAGTCTACAGTCTACAATTGCATTGGGTTCTTCAGAATTGTAGAGGTATTGTTTCCAATggaacataataattatacatgATGTTGATGTAAGTATGAAGTGGGACTCATTTTGCTTGCAACACTTGCGCTGAACATACATTCCCACCCTTTGCCAATTCCTAAggtgttgaaagaaaacgaaactgtgacattacagtgacagattgccagtctctcgcctacTCCATTAACCCATATCcaacagtcgacttctatgacacccatgggaagaaaggaagttaaataaaagcttgtaaataaaacagtacttgtattttatttaaaacacacTGTCCAACCGCCTTTATTTGGGTCATATGAcccaaaaaaagcaaaaaatcaaCGTCGTCTCGTATCAGGAAGTCAAAAGGAAGGCAGAAGACCGGCCCTCATGGAAGTTGTTCCACCAACAAGAGTCCAACTCTTAAATTATCGATGATGATGTCCAACCGCCTACGTTTTTTCTTCATCGGTGTTCACCTCAAGGTCTTATTGTATCCAGTATCCACGTCATATACTTAGTAACATCCGTGTATATTTCGGGCAGTAAGTTCACCCCGCAGAGCTTCGGTCCGTACGATTCGACCCCGTACTGGACGAATCGACCCCGGTCCCGTAATGTGCTATGCACCATTAATGGGCTCCCGGCTACGGGACACGTGTCTAAGCCCGCGGGGTAGGAGCCACAGATCTTGTTCAGCATGTTGTCTTCTCTGGCATTTGTTCTAATCTCCtgtgaaattacacataattattaatacattgtatgatgatgatgatgatatcctgttatccctcatcagGGATATAGGGCTCTCAGAAGGGATTTACATTGTATATCAAGGTAAATCAAATTCATTAATTTTTGAacatttttgattcaaaatcatcgttTGAAGTGTTTGAACGTCAATATTACCATCAGTCAGCTTTGGgcgttaaaaattgtatgacgtTTTGCACTCTTGGGGATAAAACGCAACTTcgacatttgtttttgaagtatcaaaaGAGCCTTTACCACTTTTACTAGACggtgtgatgaaaaagtactttttctactcccgaacttgttattcgtcatttacaaggtcgtgcatagatctttgaaaccctacataaaagtccaTTCCCCAAAGTCAGCGTCCGccagctttccgcgcatg
Encoded proteins:
- the LOC125232890 gene encoding serine protease inhibitor 77Ba-like, whose translation is MEISTDKPLISMILFVLKLCACIVLCLGQNQHVEVPQYQKDVNRIRESTTNFSIELLYAAKQQGEQNFVLSPVAAWTMLAVTAEGATGKTRQELLVALRFHPKQASKVVRFYYQEITRQLIVDKTTAEYKNFSGIFIHRVNWLGIEDKFRQIAEEYYNTEAVNLNFENKATAATVNRVVSLTTEDRIPTIIDESHLNNTELIITSAVYFQGKWTAPFNDSTVKRDFFNNVGEKIGEVNMMYSRYTYPYANISGLQASVIELPYGVDNHMSMILMLPNPGITLQNIIVNFLQINFNTVFQELRVSKERAVEIECYIPRFRIVSNFELNEILKHSMGIHELFDRKKAFLRGLSQWPIRGVKVIHKSEIDVTEEVAAPISSGSKTSEFTNDNTIFTFEANRPFIYFVVEKHTNTIVLEGVYQRPILY
- the LOC125232897 gene encoding CLIP domain-containing serine protease 14D-like isoform X1, with amino-acid sequence MRFKVSFLCVFILYLCDRMTAVVLRNNCSDCIGFKSCTAAMVAIDLQLVALEMSGFCGVDDGRQRKVCCAKVTSGLETALANSIHYHQNVLLLPDNCGIGEEDGYADRVAGGVPVLGLFEYPWMVFISYKTPDGIQFLCAGSLLNDRYVLTAAHCLSGLEVVGVRIRVYDTDCQGDFGCEASSQDILIEEAIIHPGYDRKPVIRNDIGLLRLKKPVDLLFNNAGTVCLPVTRSMRRRNVVDQPATVAHRQQSEKSYESATLLYVNVSIYTAQHCQEQYNRNRQHGAEDDMQNKICSDSSSKGSCRGFSGAPLMVWDRFGDRNRFIQYGIVSYGPNRCGTLYPEVYTDVTKYMAWVLNSIKA
- the LOC125232897 gene encoding CLIP domain-containing serine protease 14D-like isoform X2 translates to MCGDKDNCSDCIGFKSCTAAMVAIDLQLVALEMSGFCGVDDGRQRKVCCAKVTSGLETALANSIHYHQNVLLLPDNCGIGEEDGYADRVAGGVPVLGLFEYPWMVFISYKTPDGIQFLCAGSLLNDRYVLTAAHCLSGLEVVGVRIRVYDTDCQGDFGCEASSQDILIEEAIIHPGYDRKPVIRNDIGLLRLKKPVDLLFNNAGTVCLPVTRSMRRRNVVDQPATVAHRQQSEKSYESATLLYVNVSIYTAQHCQEQYNRNRQHGAEDDMQNKICSDSSSKGSCRGFSGAPLMVWDRFGDRNRFIQYGIVSYGPNRCGTLYPEVYTDVTKYMAWVLNSIKA
- the LOC125232897 gene encoding CLIP domain-containing serine protease 14D-like isoform X3, with the translated sequence MNIYNCSDCIGFKSCTAAMVAIDLQLVALEMSGFCGVDDGRQRKVCCAKVTSGLETALANSIHYHQNVLLLPDNCGIGEEDGYADRVAGGVPVLGLFEYPWMVFISYKTPDGIQFLCAGSLLNDRYVLTAAHCLSGLEVVGVRIRVYDTDCQGDFGCEASSQDILIEEAIIHPGYDRKPVIRNDIGLLRLKKPVDLLFNNAGTVCLPVTRSMRRRNVVDQPATVAHRQQSEKSYESATLLYVNVSIYTAQHCQEQYNRNRQHGAEDDMQNKICSDSSSKGSCRGFSGAPLMVWDRFGDRNRFIQYGIVSYGPNRCGTLYPEVYTDVTKYMAWVLNSIKA